GCCGTCCACCGCCTGTTGCTCTGTGGTGCGGTACTGGGGTAGGGCTTTGCTGTGGGCTTGGGTCAGCTCTTGCAGGGCCACTTTGTAGTTTTGCCGAGCCGGATCCTGGCGGACAATGGCCGCCAGGCGCAGCATGGCATCGTCGAGCCAGGCGCGTACCATCCTTAGGGTGTGGGTTTCTAGGTAGATCACGGCCACCACCGCCTCTAGGGCATCGGCTAGGTGGGAGGGGCCAGCGGTCATTCCGGGGGCAACGGCCAGGCAGGGCGCGAGGTTCAGCTCCTGGGCCAGCTGGGCGAGGGTGCGATCGCTGATCAGCACTGACCGCACAGCCGACAATTCCCCCACCGATGCTGTGGGAAAGTGCTCTTGCAGGCACTCCGTCGCCGCCAACCGCAGCACCGCGTCCCCCAACAGCTCTAGCTGTTCGTAGTTATTGATCGCGTCTACCGACTTGTGGGTCAAGGCTCGGTCTAGGCGCACCCAGGAAGGCTTAAAAGCAGTGGGGAGGGCAGAGGTTTGCACCCACTGCTCTAGCTGGCGCTGCCGAGACGGGGGGAGGTCAGTCACAGTCAAGCATGGGCAATGGAAAAGAGGAAGGGGAAGGAGGTAGACATAAGCCGGGTTCTGTTCCTCCGTTGCCGGAGGGGCGGTTATCTATCTGGGACGCCTGTTGCCAGACGCCTCTTGCGGTACATAACAGCGGGGCCGGAAAAAGACCAACCTTGCCCCTCGACCTTGCACCCGACCGGGGTTTACCGAGCCAGCACCTCTCGATGCTGCTGGTGCGCTCTTACCGCACCCTTGCACCCTTACCTGTGCTGCCAGAAAAATCCTCAGCCATCGGCGGTATGTTTCTGTGGCACTCTCCTCACGGTCGCCCGCACTGGGCGTTACCCAGCAGGTCTGGTCTTTCGGGAGCCCGGACTTTCCTCAGACTGGCGATCGCCAATCCGCAACCGCCTGCGCTACCTCCCTCCCGGCATTAGTTTAAACCCTAGTACAGCAAGACAGAAATAAACCTGCTGTTCAGAATGCTCTAACGCTGACAACCTCAGATTTTTGCAGGTTGAACCCTGCGTTTTGAACCCGCATAGCGATCTTGGGCTGAGGACAGCACCGATCAAAACAGCAGCGGTGGACGACCTTTTTTCTCTACCACAGCTCTGACATAGCCCTCCCAACGACCAATCATGCCGCTCCACTCCCCCGAGGAAAAATAGGTGCTAATGGGCTGTTCTAGATCAAACTCAGGCATGTAGAACCCAGCGATGCCGCGCTCCAGAATGCCATCGGCTAGCACCCCTTTTTCTCGCAAAATCAAGATCGGCAGGCCCAGTTGATAGGCCATAGCCGGTTCGATGTGAGCCCAGGGAGTCGTCAGCCACTGGCCGTTCACGGTCTCTTCGCTGAGAACGTCAATGTCGGTGCGGAGCCGGGCGGTGCCCTTCTCGATAAAGGTGCGCCGAAAAGCTACAGTAATCAATCCGTTAGACTCCAGCATCAGCCGCCGAATAGCGGTCAGCGGGGCATCCATGTCGTAGTCGGTAACCCCCAGGGTGCGGGGGGCAAAATCCCGACTCACCAGGTAGTCACGCACCTGCTGAATAAACTGCTCCTGCTGCTTAAAGCAGGGTTTTGGAAAACTCAGGAAGATCGAGATAGCCATAGTGAGGGCCTGCAAGAGTAGCGCGATTGCTCAACAAATTGACCATAGCTTTCACGACAGCCAATTTTGTCACTGTGAAGCGAAAAAAATAATAGCCCCGGCTGACTGAGGTCAGCCGGGGCTATGGAGCGATCGCTGCTAGATCTACCTAGAGAGCTTCGGTTTGGTCATCGATCAGCAGGTCATCGTCGTCCAGGCCAGCACCATTACCGAGGCCGGCAAAATCGCCGTTGCCGCTGCCGCGCGCCCCGCCCTCATCCAATGACATGCCGCCGATCATCTCATCATCGTTGAGCATGCTGAGGTTGCCCTCTAGGTCGTAGCTGCGAGCGGTGAAATCGTCCAGCACCACGTCCTGAAGCACCATGTCATCGTCCAGAATGGCCGATTCGTAGGCCGGGTCAAGTTCCGGCGACGGCGACTCTTCGTAGGCGTTGTAGCCCGTCCCCGCCGGAATCAAACGGCCGATGATGACGTTCTCCTTCAGACCGCGCAGCCAGTCCGACTTGCCTTCGATCGCCGCTTCCGTCAGCACCCGAGTAGTTTCCTGGAAGCTAGCGGCGGAGATGAAGCTATCGGTGTTCAGCGAAGCTTTCGTAATCCCCAGCAGCACCGGCGTGTATTCCGCCGGAGCACCGCCTGTGATCGCCATGGCCTCGTTCACCTGCTCCACCTGGTAGATTTCTACCAGTTCTCCCGGCAGCATGGTGGTGTCGCCGCCGTCGTCAATGCGGCACTTCGACGACATCTGCCGCACAATCACCTCGGTGTGCTTGTCGGAAATGTCAATGCCCTGGGACTGATACACCGACTGCACCTCGTTCACCAGGAACGACTGCACCTCCTGCAAAGCGCCCAGAGCGGCATCGTGGATGCCCATACCCAGACTGAGGTTGTACTTAAAGAACACCTCCAGAATCTGGTGGGGGTTGGCGGGGCCGTCGGTGAGGTGCTCAGCGGTGCTTACCCGCTGGCCGTCCGAAACAATTACGTTTTGGCCAGGGCTGATGGGGTACTCGGTGACCACCCCATCGTCTTCGATGATCTTGACCTCTACCGTTTCGTCATCGCTATACACCACCTGGGCATTGCCGGGGCGCTCAGACAGCACGCAGGCTTCTTTGGGCTTGCGGGCCTCCAGCAGTTCCTCAATCCGGGGTAGACCCTGGATGATGTCACCGGTTTTTGCCCGTTCGAACACCAGCAGCACCAGGTTGTCACCCCGCTGTACCAGGTCACCGTCTTCAATGTGCAGCACGGCACCGGTAGAGACGCGGTAGGGACGGGCCAGCCGCAGGGAAATTTGACCGCCGTCGATGGCGGTGACCTGGCCTGACTCTTCGTGGGTTAAGCCAGGAGCCAGTTCGGTGTTAGCCACCACCAGATCCCCCACCTTCACCGTCGGCTCTTTGCCCTGGAGATCGACCTTCATGCGGTCAGACTCCCGCACGACCAGCACCCGGCGAACGGCCTCTTGCCCTTCGCGGATACCGCGCACCTCGCCCGCCTCTTTACAGCGAATCTCGGTGCGAGCCACCACGGCCCCTGGTTCAATCTGCTGGCCGTCTTCCACCAGCAGGCGGGTGACGGTGCTGCCCTGGGTTTGGTCAGCTACCACGTCGCGGCGAATTACCTGGGTTTCGAGCACAACCATTTGCAGGCGCATGAGGTCAGCGTCGCTGTCGTCGGGTACCAGCTCAATGTCGGCCACTACGTGGGGAGATTCGTCTTCGATATCGAGCACTAGCTGGGTGCGCAGTAGCTCGACCCCAACCACCGACTTCACCCGCTCCCCATCTTTAAAGGGGATCCGCTGGATGGCGCGCAGCTTGATCGAACCGGCGGCATCGGCGGCGCTGTCCTGGCTGGGGACGGCGGGCTCGTTGGGCACCACGTATTCTTCCACCGGGCGCAGCAGCAGGGCGGGGCCATCGGGGGTCTCGACATACTCGATATAGCGCAGGGCATCGGCCACCAGGCCCGGCATCACCTCTTCCCCGGCGTTGACCAGGGTGCCATCGCGATCCATCACATCCTCGGGGGCATCCACCATGTGAATGTCGCCGGGCTTGACCAAAATCTCCCGCAGAATGTCGTTCTTCTGGGTGACTTCGACCACGCCGCTGTTTTGACAGAAGATGTCTTTGACGACCTCGGTGCCCGCCTCCAGGTACTGACCGTCTTCCACCATTAGCAGGGAGATGTCTTTGTTGACCTCGTGGGCCTCCTCAGGAATCCACAGCAGGGTGCCGCCCTGGACGACTTCGTAGCCCTGCTTTCCCTTGCCTTTTTTGGCCACATCGACTCCGGCAAACTTGACGATGCCGCCGGTTTGGGTGTGGAAGCGATCGTCTTCGAGCTCGGCGATTACCTGACCGCTGGTGACCTTGGCCCCCGGCGTGGCAATCAGCGAGAATCGCTGACCGTGGGAGGTCTCAATGAAATAGTGTTCCCGGCCCTGGCCCTGCTCCTTGCGCACCTGGGCCTGGTCAAGCATGACGGAGGCGGTGATGATCTCGACCTCGCGGGTGCCTTTTTCGTCATCGGCCTCGGGCAGACGTACCAAGCCGCCCCGCTCGGTGGTGAGCTTAGTCTCAGCCAGGGTGTCATCGGCGTTGACGTAGTCGCCGTTGCGCACCACGGGCTCGGCGCTAGGGGGCAGGTTGTAGACATCCCCTGCCAGCACCCACAGCAGACCGCCCCGTTGGGCTAAGCGGGTGGTATTGCCCTGGCGGTCGGTTTTTTCTTCCTGCACCAGGCCAGCGAATTTCACTTCCCCAGCCAGGTCAGAGGTCACGTCTTTGGTGGCTTTTTCAGTCACCTTGCGGGTGCGCCCCGCCGAGGGGAGCTCCGCCAAGAGCTGATCCTTTTGAACCGTCTCACCGTCACCGACAAAGAGAATTGTGCCCTGGGGCAAAAATTCAGATTTGTTTTTGCCGGTACCCTCAATCACCACCTCGGCGTTGGACTCGATCATCAACGCATCTTCGCCGTAGCGGGTGCGGAAGGCACGAGTCTTGAGGTTTTTAGGCAGCTTGACGGTGCCGTCTTTGCTGGCCCGAATGCGGGGGGCCACTTCGCCGGTAAAGGTACCGCCAGTGTGGAAGGTGCGCATGGTCATTTGGGTGCCGGGCTCACCGATGGACTGGGCAGCGATGATGCCCACCGCTTCGCCTAAGTCAACCATCTCAGAGTGGGCCAGGCTCCAGCCGTAGCAGAGGCGACACACGGAGCGGGTGGCTTCACAGGTGAGGGGCGATCGCACCACTACACTCTCAACCTTAGCTTCCGCCAGCAGTTCTGCCGTCTCTGGAGACACGGCATGGTCTTTTTCCAAGAGCACCTCACCGGTCTGGGGATGCACCACGTCTTCGGCCACCACCCGGCCCAGCAGGCGGTTTTCCAGCGGAATCAGCACCCGCTCACCGTCGGTCATGCTGCGCAGGGGAATGCCGCGGGTTGTGCCGCAGTCGTGTTCCCGAATGATCACATCCTGGGAGACGTCCACCAGACGGCGGGTGAGGTAGCCAGAATCTGCCGTTCGCAGCGCCGTATCGACCAGCCCCTTGCGGGCCCCGTAGGAGGAGATCACGTACTCCGTAACGGTCAGCCCCTCGCGGAAGTTGGTTTTAATCGGCAGGTCGATGATCTCCCCCTGGGGATTTGCCATCAGACCCCGCATACCCACCAGCTGGCGTACCTGGGAGATGTTTCCCCGAGCGCCGGAGAAGGCCATCATGTACACCGAGTTGAGCGGGTTGTTCTCCTTAAAGTTTTTCACCACCTGGTCTTTCAGCTCTTCGCTGGTGTCGTTCCAGGTGTCAATCACCTTAGTGAGACGCTCCACCTCAGTGATTTCGCCTCGGGTGTACCGCTCTTCGGTAATGCGAATGTCCTCTTCGGCAGCGGCCAGCATGCCCTTTTTCTCCTGGGGCACCTGGAGGTCTTCCACGCTGATGGAGACCCCGGCCCGGGTGGCATACTTGAAGCCCAGATCCTTGATCCGGTCAGCCATCTGCGATGTGCGGGCGGTGCCGTAGTGGGTAAACGACCAGGAGATCAGCTTTTTTAGCTGCTTTTTGTCGATGATTCGGTTCCGAAAGGTCAGAGAGGTTTGAGGTGCCCCTTGCTCAGCCATGGTTTCGCCCTTCTGTAGTGATGTTCGTGCTGTGTCGGTGTTGTGGTGTGGCCCTAGCCTGCGATCGCGTCGAGCACCGCCTTGTTGTAGATAATGCGGCCCGCCGTCGTCTTGATGTACTGGGAAATCAAATGGCCTTCGCTGTCTAACCGCACTCGGCGATCGGGGTAAATTTCGGTGATGGTGCCATCTTCAGACTCCATCCGCTCTGGGGAGGCATCTTTGGGTTGGTCAGACTCTACCTCGCCGTCAAACCGCAGCCAGACTTTGGCGTGGAGATCGACCAATCCCTGCTCGAAAGCAATAATGGCATCTTCCATGCTGCCGAAGTAGTGCCCCTCGCCTTTGGTCGCATCGGGGTTCTCCGCCGTCAGGTAGTAGCAGCCCAACACCATGTCCTGGGACGGAGTAATGATGGGCTGACCGGTAGCTGGCGACAGCACATTATTCGAAGCCAGCATCAGCAGTCGAGCCTCCGACTGGGCCTCAAGGGATAACGGCACGTGTACTGCCATCTGGTCACCGTCAAAGTCAGCGTTAAAGGCCGGACACACCAGCGGGTGCAGCTGAATTGCTCGCCCCTCCACCAGAATGGGTTCAAAGGCCTGAATCCCCAGACGGTGCAGCGTCGGAGCCCGGTTGAGCATCACCGGATGGCTCTCAATCACCTCTTCCAGCACATCCCACACACTGGGGTCGTTGTGCTGAATCAGCTTCTTCGCCGCCTTAATGTTGTTGACCAGTCCCTGGCGAATCAAGCGGTGAATCACAAAGGGCTGGAACAGCTCGATCGCCATCTCCCGAGGCAGACCGCACTGGTGAATTTGCAGTTTGGGCCCCACCACAATCACTGAACGGCCCGAGTAGTCAACCCGCTTACCCAACAGGTTCTGTCGGAAGCGCCCCTGCTTGCCTTCGATAATGTCTGAGAGGGACTTCAGCGGGCGGTTGTTGGCCCCGACCACAGTGCGCCCCCGGCGACCATTGTCGATCAGCGCATCCACCGCCTCCTGCAGCATCCGCTTTTCGTTGCGGACGATGATCTCAGGAGCTAAAATCTCCTGGAGGCGAGCTAGGCGGTTGTTGCGATTGATCACCCGCCGGTATAGGTCGTTCAGGTCAGAGGTTGCAAAACGGCCACCGTCCAGCTGCACCATTGGTCGAAGGTCGGGCGGAATCACCGGAATCACGTCCAGCACCATCCACTCGGTCTTAGAACCCGTGGCGATAAAGTTGTCGATCACCCGCAGGCGCTTGATCAGCTTGGCCCGCTTTTGGCCCTTAGAGTTGGCAATATCTTCCCGCAGCTTTTCTGCCGTGGTTTCTAGCTCCAAATCCTCCAGCAGCCGCTGGAGGGCCTCAGCGCCAATGCCGACCTCTACCCCAGCCAGCTCAGTCTCTTCGTCGTAGAGCTGATCTTCGATCTCAATCCACTGATCTTCGGTCAGCAGCTGCTTGTAGCTGAGGTTTTCCGCATTACCTGGGTCAAGAACCACGTAGGCGTTGAAGTAGACAATTTGCTCCACGTCCCGCAGGGGCATATCGAGCAGAATGGCGATGTAGCTAGGAATGCCCTTCAGGTACCACACGTGGGCCACCGGAGCGGCCAACTTGATGTAGCCCATGCGGTGACGACGTACTCGCGATTCGGTCACCTCAACGCCACAGCGCTCGCACACAATGCCGCGATGGCGTACCCGCTTGTACTTACCGCAGTGGCACTCCCAGTCCTTGGCAGGGCCAAAGATGCGCTCGCAGAACAGCCCGTCCATTTCGGGCTTAAGAGTGCGGTAGTTAATGGTTTCAGGCTTGGTCACCTCACCCACAATTTGCCCGTTGGGCAGGGTGCGTTCCCCCCACTGGCGAATTCGTTCCGGAGAGGCAAGTCCGATTTTGACGTAGTCAAACCGCTGTTCTAGCTTGGCCATGCTGGGTATTTTCCTTGTAAGCGCGCTCGGTCTGAATCAATGCAGGTTAAACCGACCTCCGGAACTGGATCGGATTCAGTTCCGGGGTCAAGCCAGAGACAGGCTAGTCTTCTACTTCTTCTAGCTCTTCGTCCCGGGCGATGGACTCGTAGGTGGGGCGAGAGGGGGTGCGGCGACTGTTGACGTCGGCCATGAGATCCACCTCGGTGTCGCGGCTGGTACCGTCTTCGCGAGTTTCTACCTTGTGCACCGCGATGTCCAGGCCGAGGGACTGGAGCTCTCGCATCAGCACCTTAAAGGACTCAGGAGTACCCGGACGAGGAATTGATTTACCCTTAACGATCGCATTCAGCGCCTCATTGCGCCCCTGCATATCGTCCGACTTAACCGTCAGCAACTCCTGGAGAGTATAAGCTGCGCCAAAAGCTTCCAAAGCCCAGACCTCCATTTCTCCAAAGCGCTGTCCCCCCTGCTGGGCCTTGCCGCCCAGGGGCTGCTGCGTCACCAGAGAGTAAGGGCCTGTGGAACGGGCGTGGATCTTATCGTCAACTAGGTGTACGAGCTTCAGCATGTAGGCCCGACCGACGGTAATGGCCTTGTCGAAGGCCTCTCCCGTGCGGCCATCGCGCAACACAATTTTGCCGGGGTCGTCAGGATTAAAGATCCAGTCTTTGCCGGTCGTCTCCCGAGCTTCCATCAGCTTTCCGTGGGTCGAGTTGCGGGAAGCCTCCTCCCCGTACATCTCGTCAAAGGGAATCACCTTAAAGCGGGCGTCCAGATTCTCAGCAGCCCACCCCAGCAGGCATTCAAACACCTGACCCACATTCATGCGGGAGGGCACACCCAGGGGGTTGAGGGCAATGTCGATGGGGGTGCCATCGGGCAGGTAGGGCATGTCTTCAATGGGCAAAATGCGGGAAATAATGCCCTTGTTGCCGTGGCGACCGGCCATCTTATCGCCCACCTGAATTTTTCGCTTCAGCGCCACATAGACGCGCACGACCATATTGGCACCGGGGGGCAGCTCATCCCCCTGTTCCCGAGTAAAGACCCGCACATCAACCACTCGACCTTTTTCGCCATTGGGCACCCGTAGGGAGTTATCCCGCACGTCGCGAGCTTTCTCTCCAAAAATAGCCCGCAGTAGTTTTTCCTCGGGCGGTTGATCGGATTCGCCCTTGGGGGTAACTTTACCGACCAGAATATCTCCCGAATCGACCCAGGCTCCGATGCGAATGATGCCGGTTTCATCCAGCTGCCGCAAGGCGTCTTCGCCCACGTTAGGGATTTCCCGGGTGATTTCCTCAGGGCCGAGCTTGGTTTGCCGGGCCTCGATCTCAAATTTCTCGATGTGAATCGAGGTGTAGACATCGTCGAAAACTAAGCGCTCGCTGAGCAGCACCGCGTCCTCGTAGTTGTAGCCTTCCCAGGGCATGTAGGCCACCAGAACGTTTTGCCCAAGGGCGAGCTCACCGCCCTCGGTGGCGGAGCCGTCCGCCAAAACCTGGCCCGCCTGCACCTGCTCTCCGGGAAACACAATCGGACGCTGGTTGAGGCAGGTATCCTGGTTAGAACGCTGGTACTTTTGCAGCTCGTAGGTGTGGAGATTGCCTTCAGGATCGCGGATCTTGATGAGGTCTGCGTCAAGATAAGCCACTTCCCCATCGGTACGGCTGATAACCACCATTCCCGAATCGCGGGCTGCTTGGGCTTCTAGGCCGGTGCCCACCAGAGGCCGCTCAGGCTGTAGCAGGGGCACCGCCTGGCGCTGCATGTTCGAGCCCATCAGCGCACGGTTGGCGTCGTCGTGCTCTAGGAAGGGAATCAGCGAGGTGGCTACGGAGATGATTTGCACTGGTGATACCGCCACGTAGTCCACCTCGGTGGAGTCAGTGGTAGTGAAGTCTTGGCGGTAGCGCACCGGAATGGTGCTGCCAATGATGTAGCCGTTTTCGTCAGTAGCAATATCTCCCGGGGCGACCCGTAGATCGTCTTCCTCATCAGCGGTCATGTAGATGGGCTCGACATCTTTGAAGACCCGACCGTTTTCGGCCTTGAAGAAGGGGGTTTCAATAAAGCCGAACTCATTTACGCGGGCGTGGGTAGCCAGAGAACCAATCAGACCAGCGTTGGGGCCTTCCGGCGTTTCGATTGGGCAAATACGACCGTAGTGAGAGGGGTGAATATCGCGCACGGCAAAGCCTGCCCGCTCCCGGGTCAGACCGCCAGGGCCAAGGGCGCTAATGCGGCGCTTGTGGGTCAACTCCGCCAGGGGATTGGTCTGATCCATGAACTGAGACAGCTGGCTGGAGCCAAAGAACTCTTTGATCGCTGCCACCAGAGGTTTGGGGTTCACCAGGGAAGCCGGGGTGAGCGAGTCGGAGTCGGAGACGGTCATACGCTCCCGAATAATACGCTCTAGGCGGTTGAGGCCTACTCGCACCTGATTTTGCAGTAGCTCACCCACAGAGCGCACCCGGCGGTTGCCCAGGTGGTCGATGTCATCAATGGAGCCGATATCGAATTCGAGGTTAATCAGATAGTCGATCGCTGACAGAATATCGGTGGGAGTCAGCACCCGAGTGGCGTCGGGCACGTTGAGACGCAGCTTGCGGTTGAGTTTGTAGCGTCCCACCCGACCCAGGTCGTAGCGCTTGGGGTCGGAGAAGCGCGAGTGCAGCAGCTGTTCACCGCCCGCCACGGTGGGTGGTTCCCCCGGACGCAGCTTGCGGTACAACTCCAGCAGCGCCTCTTCCTCGCTGAACTGGCCTTCTTTCTCAATAGTTTTTTGAAAGTAGTCGGGGTGGCGCAGCGAGTCAAAGATCTCGTTGTCGGTGAGACCGAGCGCCTTGAGGAGCACCTGGGCCGACAGTTTGCGGGTTTTGTCGATGCGCACCCAGACCAGATCGTTTTTGTCGGTCTCAAATTTGAGCCAGGCTCCCCGATTGGGAATCAGGTTGGCATTGTAGGTGCGACGTCCGTTTTTGTCGGTTTCGGCTTTATAGTAGACCCCAGGGCTGCGCACGATCTGGTTGACGATGACCCGCTCTGCACCGTTGATAATGAAGGTGCCGCGATCGGTCATCAGCGGCAGATCGCCAATGAAGACCTCCTGCTCTTTAATTTCCCCGGTCTCTTTGTTGATCAGCCGGGTGGGTACGTACATCTGCACGGCATAGGTGGCATCCCGCCGCTTGGCCTCATCAACGTCGTACTTAGGGCTTTTGAGCTTATACTGCTTACCCAAAAAGTGCAGCTCAAGCTTGCCGGTGTAATCGGTAATGGGAGAAAAGCTTTCTAGCTCTTCGATCAATCCTTCTTCTAGGAACCAGCGAAAGCTAGACCGCTGAATTTCTACCAGGTCGGGTAGGACAAAGTTGGGGGGAGCTTGGTAAACGGTGGTTTCAGTCATGGGTCTCCTAGGGCAGATCGGCCAGGTGCAGGTGGCCAAGTTTAACGACGCGTCTGGAACAAAAGAGGCAGGGGAGCCGCGGCAAGGGAATCTTGCTAGATCAATCTCTCCGATGGCTTAGCCACTTATCGGGTTTGGCACGCAGAGTTGAGCGGTTTTGGCGGAGGGCACAGCAATGGACTTGGGCAGATTGAATAAAGTCACAGCGTTAAGGGTGGTGGCCTGGGCCAGATCCTCAAATTTGACCTGGCGCAGCTCGGCTAGATAAGCCGCCACATGATACACAAAGGCTGGCTGGTTGCGCCGCTCCTTGCGGCGGGGCTCGGGGGTAAGAAAGGGACAGTCGGTTTCAACTAGCAGTCGATCGGCGGGCACCATCTGGGCCGAGGCCTTAACCTGATGGGCATTTTTAAAGGTGACAATGCCGCTAAAGCTAATGTAGAAACCCAGATCTAGGAACTCCTGGGTTTCGCTCGGGGTACCGGCCCAACAGTGCATTACCCCAGTCACTGGGCCCACGGTGAGCTGAAACTCTCGAATCACCTCGGCAGTGGCTTTTGCGGCATCTCGGCAGTGGATAATAACCGGTAGCCCCTGGCGATGGGCAATACTCAACTGCTGCCAGAAGGCTGTGCGCTGTACCGCTTCATCGTCGGCCTTGTAGAAATCGAGGCCGGTTTCGCCAATGGCGACAACTCGACTGTCCGAGGCTGCTAGCTGGGCGATCTGATCTGCCGTAGCGTTGCTCCACTTGTCCATATCGAGGGGATGAAGCCCCACCGACAAAAACAGCTCTGGGATGCGATCGGCGAGGCCCTGCATGGCGGCAAAATCCGTCGGCTCCACGCAGGAATGCACCAATGCCAAAACCCCGGCCTGTCGCCAGGCCTGGGTTAGTTCGTCAAGATCCCCAGCGAACGTTTCGAAGTTGAGATGGACGTGGGTATCAACCAGAGGCATAGGGAATGCAGCGACAGAAACGGTAGGCAGCGCGTTGGTAGCCCAAGGATGCCTAAGATGCAGCCCCTGCCGCCTCCTGAGCCTTGAGTAACCGCGCCAGGCGAGACTTTTTGCGAGCCCCAGTATTGGGGTGCAGCACGCCGCGCTTGACGGCTTTATCAATTTTGCTGTAAGCAGCGGCCATAGTGGACTCCACCTGCTTTAGGGAGTCGGAGCTAGGGTTAGCCTGATGGACCTCGACCGCAGCGAGGTAGTTTTTGGTAAGGGTTTTAACCGCCGATTTGTAGGATCGGTTGTGGAGCCGATTGCGCTCGGCAACTTCGATTCGTTTTAGTGCAGACTTGATGTTTGCCACAGTTCGCCCTAGCTTAACAAGATTAATTGACTGGATAAAACATGTTAGCACCTCACGGTGTAAATGGTGCAACCGAATACGCTGGTTCGCTGCCAAATTAGCCTGTGGATCGACTAGGATGGTAGAACGCTGGTGCCGAAAGCCTTTCAGGGA
This genomic stretch from Nodosilinea sp. PGN35 harbors:
- the rnc gene encoding ribonuclease III: MTDLPPSRQRQLEQWVQTSALPTAFKPSWVRLDRALTHKSVDAINNYEQLELLGDAVLRLAATECLQEHFPTASVGELSAVRSVLISDRTLAQLAQELNLAPCLAVAPGMTAGPSHLADALEAVVAVIYLETHTLRMVRAWLDDAMLRLAAIVRQDPARQNYKVALQELTQAHSKALPQYRTTEQQAVDGHPQRYASAVWFRETCWGSGHGPTKKQAEQAAAAAAYDRLRRTLTHE
- a CDS encoding DNA-directed RNA polymerase subunit beta', producing MAEQGAPQTSLTFRNRIIDKKQLKKLISWSFTHYGTARTSQMADRIKDLGFKYATRAGVSISVEDLQVPQEKKGMLAAAEEDIRITEERYTRGEITEVERLTKVIDTWNDTSEELKDQVVKNFKENNPLNSVYMMAFSGARGNISQVRQLVGMRGLMANPQGEIIDLPIKTNFREGLTVTEYVISSYGARKGLVDTALRTADSGYLTRRLVDVSQDVIIREHDCGTTRGIPLRSMTDGERVLIPLENRLLGRVVAEDVVHPQTGEVLLEKDHAVSPETAELLAEAKVESVVVRSPLTCEATRSVCRLCYGWSLAHSEMVDLGEAVGIIAAQSIGEPGTQMTMRTFHTGGTFTGEVAPRIRASKDGTVKLPKNLKTRAFRTRYGEDALMIESNAEVVIEGTGKNKSEFLPQGTILFVGDGETVQKDQLLAELPSAGRTRKVTEKATKDVTSDLAGEVKFAGLVQEEKTDRQGNTTRLAQRGGLLWVLAGDVYNLPPSAEPVVRNGDYVNADDTLAETKLTTERGGLVRLPEADDEKGTREVEIITASVMLDQAQVRKEQGQGREHYFIETSHGQRFSLIATPGAKVTSGQVIAELEDDRFHTQTGGIVKFAGVDVAKKGKGKQGYEVVQGGTLLWIPEEAHEVNKDISLLMVEDGQYLEAGTEVVKDIFCQNSGVVEVTQKNDILREILVKPGDIHMVDAPEDVMDRDGTLVNAGEEVMPGLVADALRYIEYVETPDGPALLLRPVEEYVVPNEPAVPSQDSAADAAGSIKLRAIQRIPFKDGERVKSVVGVELLRTQLVLDIEDESPHVVADIELVPDDSDADLMRLQMVVLETQVIRRDVVADQTQGSTVTRLLVEDGQQIEPGAVVARTEIRCKEAGEVRGIREGQEAVRRVLVVRESDRMKVDLQGKEPTVKVGDLVVANTELAPGLTHEESGQVTAIDGGQISLRLARPYRVSTGAVLHIEDGDLVQRGDNLVLLVFERAKTGDIIQGLPRIEELLEARKPKEACVLSERPGNAQVVYSDDETVEVKIIEDDGVVTEYPISPGQNVIVSDGQRVSTAEHLTDGPANPHQILEVFFKYNLSLGMGIHDAALGALQEVQSFLVNEVQSVYQSQGIDISDKHTEVIVRQMSSKCRIDDGGDTTMLPGELVEIYQVEQVNEAMAITGGAPAEYTPVLLGITKASLNTDSFISAASFQETTRVLTEAAIEGKSDWLRGLKENVIIGRLIPAGTGYNAYEESPSPELDPAYESAILDDDMVLQDVVLDDFTARSYDLEGNLSMLNDDEMIGGMSLDEGGARGSGNGDFAGLGNGAGLDDDDLLIDDQTEAL
- a CDS encoding DNA-directed RNA polymerase subunit gamma, which produces MAKLEQRFDYVKIGLASPERIRQWGERTLPNGQIVGEVTKPETINYRTLKPEMDGLFCERIFGPAKDWECHCGKYKRVRHRGIVCERCGVEVTESRVRRHRMGYIKLAAPVAHVWYLKGIPSYIAILLDMPLRDVEQIVYFNAYVVLDPGNAENLSYKQLLTEDQWIEIEDQLYDEETELAGVEVGIGAEALQRLLEDLELETTAEKLREDIANSKGQKRAKLIKRLRVIDNFIATGSKTEWMVLDVIPVIPPDLRPMVQLDGGRFATSDLNDLYRRVINRNNRLARLQEILAPEIIVRNEKRMLQEAVDALIDNGRRGRTVVGANNRPLKSLSDIIEGKQGRFRQNLLGKRVDYSGRSVIVVGPKLQIHQCGLPREMAIELFQPFVIHRLIRQGLVNNIKAAKKLIQHNDPSVWDVLEEVIESHPVMLNRAPTLHRLGIQAFEPILVEGRAIQLHPLVCPAFNADFDGDQMAVHVPLSLEAQSEARLLMLASNNVLSPATGQPIITPSQDMVLGCYYLTAENPDATKGEGHYFGSMEDAIIAFEQGLVDLHAKVWLRFDGEVESDQPKDASPERMESEDGTITEIYPDRRVRLDSEGHLISQYIKTTAGRIIYNKAVLDAIAG
- the rpoB gene encoding DNA-directed RNA polymerase subunit beta, with amino-acid sequence MTETTVYQAPPNFVLPDLVEIQRSSFRWFLEEGLIEELESFSPITDYTGKLELHFLGKQYKLKSPKYDVDEAKRRDATYAVQMYVPTRLINKETGEIKEQEVFIGDLPLMTDRGTFIINGAERVIVNQIVRSPGVYYKAETDKNGRRTYNANLIPNRGAWLKFETDKNDLVWVRIDKTRKLSAQVLLKALGLTDNEIFDSLRHPDYFQKTIEKEGQFSEEEALLELYRKLRPGEPPTVAGGEQLLHSRFSDPKRYDLGRVGRYKLNRKLRLNVPDATRVLTPTDILSAIDYLINLEFDIGSIDDIDHLGNRRVRSVGELLQNQVRVGLNRLERIIRERMTVSDSDSLTPASLVNPKPLVAAIKEFFGSSQLSQFMDQTNPLAELTHKRRISALGPGGLTRERAGFAVRDIHPSHYGRICPIETPEGPNAGLIGSLATHARVNEFGFIETPFFKAENGRVFKDVEPIYMTADEEDDLRVAPGDIATDENGYIIGSTIPVRYRQDFTTTDSTEVDYVAVSPVQIISVATSLIPFLEHDDANRALMGSNMQRQAVPLLQPERPLVGTGLEAQAARDSGMVVISRTDGEVAYLDADLIKIRDPEGNLHTYELQKYQRSNQDTCLNQRPIVFPGEQVQAGQVLADGSATEGGELALGQNVLVAYMPWEGYNYEDAVLLSERLVFDDVYTSIHIEKFEIEARQTKLGPEEITREIPNVGEDALRQLDETGIIRIGAWVDSGDILVGKVTPKGESDQPPEEKLLRAIFGEKARDVRDNSLRVPNGEKGRVVDVRVFTREQGDELPPGANMVVRVYVALKRKIQVGDKMAGRHGNKGIISRILPIEDMPYLPDGTPIDIALNPLGVPSRMNVGQVFECLLGWAAENLDARFKVIPFDEMYGEEASRNSTHGKLMEARETTGKDWIFNPDDPGKIVLRDGRTGEAFDKAITVGRAYMLKLVHLVDDKIHARSTGPYSLVTQQPLGGKAQQGGQRFGEMEVWALEAFGAAYTLQELLTVKSDDMQGRNEALNAIVKGKSIPRPGTPESFKVLMRELQSLGLDIAVHKVETREDGTSRDTEVDLMADVNSRRTPSRPTYESIARDEELEEVED